A genomic stretch from Coregonus clupeaformis isolate EN_2021a chromosome 23, ASM2061545v1, whole genome shotgun sequence includes:
- the LOC121536154 gene encoding sterile alpha motif domain-containing protein 9-like: MAEQGQMENEEEGKPTDLPAEIKDWNKHHVKQWALNEACVDSESANILLQQNINGPSLLLLEKSDLLEVGVTLGPAKLIIHKRDELLKLKKVQLSNPTTNQSGRPCKPYPFHRHHDACRYKANSILDVTESGASDYIEPCHEYKGYIHMSEAAVESKMNKFTDEVIRFAAACMNSRTNGTIHFGVGDKPDFVHGQVLGVSVQDKEAYVNALPQAIEGHFEYKHIQAAKMCIKPPRFVEVLNPDMTSSEKYVIEVDIVPDFVICQENIYHVFSLDTRKSKRKSKSKEIENEEKKLFFICDSSSSRDLLALTTFAKTMEEYNRFVCNVSQLSQLRKQTEEKRLSVVKSSVQGSRLSEMITGGSQSLDKSHFERYVIVTNKSHLVQLDSLGYLLELNPTAVLDFDPESTKNGLMKHFEDQSTINVHLPVQYKITEAVEDIASKLKLTRNTSWILCNGGIEGEVPSDVDDWLIEKGASVRNVISFLCRKDVLPHKRFLVIFILFSTVSEKMDPLLETFSTFWQELKGIEQILCICENEEAFTCWRDLIESRYGLDIKTRSIYELSFAEVNGTVLSLWSDNRKSSRFLPCGGGSKVLFKKKEESSLDTLNVLCVNQCEGGNEDKALIQEKFYKGGKVSWWNFYFSEQPGSMPFIKRDKFDLIMNTVLPALSSLRKSCVSFNLFHVPGCGGTTLAMHILWALKDKFRCAVLRDRTADHAVVAEQVVKLLMYDTTEQSSRIPVLLMLDDFEEMDDAYDLQQLIEKECVKRDIGSRSPQVILLNCMRAESWEKTESTEDTVFIGNNLSEMEQRQFEKKLEEIEKTYKNADTFYAFMIMKKNFSPEYIQGVARNTLKSFNINHKHGQLIAVLVLLNVYCKGATLSVSLCEEFLGLQTKPHSGSSDVKARFGKFSTLVTCCTEEAKVVFEAVRMIHSSMAVHCLQELTTNSVTKAEITDLLLTTDKLYECVQGKDKLMKDVHTMLVKRHHSVKGEDSQFSPLIQDIAKETPGVEENVLFNAAKRFEKDAVISQLLARYQYLKKRDFREAKDWAKNAKDLSRDNSYISDTSAQVIKHELKSAIQSDKEDPIKPEKLKGYLRMAQSATEAFRETQEIAKKEATLRVQNKRDNSPFNTAGCLGEIQVAVIIIEILEKSPVFSSGNVHHDFLSKVLSGRITIQDVARNDSKHHKHASYYCVLHEFEDLLYNLRHNMKKHFDFLDSFYVNLGPRFTLKDSREERTRQELFRCFNRYSDLFCKTDSTELMKNKNLSIMLQIHKGRQFLEMRKADTHSGILNCLSNGTPTDVMVKIVRQYAFILSNTPERSVRDKVNLIYANVVLSCVKPESQHLRPYKILIDLLCQVLQGQIPYGESLALHFIAVALLWPQHIFMSQTVESQKLGSYVSQMRTSFWNEMKSVLNGKSPVVHFFLGKKQGYDRFIHLGEIERCVSPQENFASLWENGKIWKHERVKELLCRVTGRVQRKFILADTRNTGSKIEVIPMFKSQLCGKLEGAKVSFVIGFSMKGPLAYDID; the protein is encoded by the exons ATGGCTGAACAAGGCCAAATGGAG AATGAAGAGGAAGGCAAACCAACTGACCTGCCAGCTGAGATCAAGGATTGGAATAAACATCACGTGAAACAATGGGCTCTCAACGAGGCTTGTGTGGACAGTGAATCTGCAAATATCTTGCTTCAGCAGAACATTAATGGGCCCAGTCTTTTACTTTTAGAGAAATCTGATTTACTAGAGGTGGGTGTCACACTGGGGCCAGCAAAGTTGATCATTCACAAGAGGGATGAGCTTTTGAAACTTAAGAAAGTGCAGTTGAGTAACCCAACAACAAATCAGTCTGGTAGACCGTGCAAGCCGTACCCTTTTCATCGACACCATGATGCCTGCCGATACAAGGCGAACAGCATTCTTGATGTAACAGAATCAGGTGCATCAGACTATATTGAACCCTGTCATGAATATAAAGGATACATCCATatgtcagaggcagctgtggaGAGCAAAATGAACAAGTTCACTGATGAGGTTATTCGATTTGCAGCAGCCTGCATGAATAGTCGCACTAATGGCACCATACATTTTGGAGTTGGCGACAAGCCAGACTTTGTTCATGGACAAGTTTTGGGAGTTAGCGTCCAGGACAAAGAGGCATATGTCAATGCTCTGCCACAAGCCATTGAGGGTCATTTTGAGTATAAACATATCCAGGCAGCCAAGATGTGCATCAAACCACCTCGATTTGTTGAGGTTCTCAATCCCGATATGACATCATCAGAGAAGTATGTGATAGAAGTGGACATCGTGCCAGACTTTGTGATCTGTCAAGAGAACATCTATCATGTTTTCAGCTTGGATACAAGGAAATCAAAGAGGAAGTCCAAAAGCAAAGAAATTGAGAATGAAGAGAAAAAACTATTCTTCATTTGTGATAGTAGCAGCAGCAGGGATCTCCTTGCACTAACCACTTTTGCCAAGACGATGGAAGAATACAATAGATTTGTCTGCAATGTGTCACAGCTATCACAGCTTAGAAAACAAACGGAGGAAAAGCGCCTTAGTGTGGTTAAAAGTAGTGTCCAGGGCTCCAGACTAAGTGAAATGATAACAGGTGGATCCCAATCCTTAGACAAATCCCACTTCGAGCGGTATGTGATAGTGACCAACAAATCACATTTAGTTCAATTGGACTCCCTGGGATATCTTCTTGAACTGAACCCAACTGCTGTTTTGGACTTTGACCCAGAGTCGACAAAAAATGGATTGATGAAGCACTTTGAAGACCAGAGTACAATAAATGTCCACTTGCCAGTACAATATAAAATCACAGAGGCTGTCGAAGACATTGCTAGCAAGCTAAAACTGACTCGAAACACCAGCTGGATCCTCTGCAATGGGGGTATCGAAGGAGAGGTCCCCTCAGATGTAGATGACTGGTTGATAGAGAAAGGAGCGTCTGTACGAAAtgtgatttcattcctgtgccgGAAAGATGTGCTACCACACAAGAGATTCCTGGTTATTTTCATATTGTTCTCTACTGTGAGTGAGAAAATGGACCCTCTACTTGAGACTTTCAGCACATTTTGGCAGGAGCTCAAAGGAATAGAGCAAATACTTTGCATCTGTGAAAATGAAGAAGCATTCACCTGCTGGAGGGACCTGATTGAATCACGCTATGGATTAGACATTAAAACAAGATCAATCTATGAGCTCAGTTTTGCTGAGGTTAACGGCACCGTCCTCAGCCTGTGGTCAGACAACCGGAAATCCAGCCGTTTCCTACCCTGTGGAGGAGGAAGCAAAGTGCTGTTCAAAAAGAAAGAGGAGAGCAGCCTGGACACCCTGAATGTTCTGTGTGTAAACCAGTGTGAGGGTGGAAATGAAGACAAGGCCCTTATCCAGGAGAAGTTCTACAAAGGAGGAAAGGTGTCATGGTGGAACTTCTATTTCTCTGAGCAGCCAGGATCCATGCCATTCATCAAACGGGACAAGTTCGACTTAATCATGAACACTGTCCTACCAGCTTTGAGTTCTTTGAGAAAATCTTGTGTGTCCTTCAACCTTTTCCATGTTCCAGGATGTGGTGGAACTACACTAGCCATGCATATATTATGGGCACTGAAAGACAAGTTCCGTTGTGCTGTTCTGAGGGACAGAACTGCTGATCATGCTGTTGTTGCCGAGCAAGTGGTCAAGTTACTGATGTATGACACAACAGAGCAATCGTCCCGGATTCCTGTGTTGCTCATGCTAGATGACTTTGAGGAGATGGATGACGCGTATGATTTGCAGCAGCTCATTGAGAAGGAATGTGTCAAGAGGGACATTGGATCTCGGTCCCCACAGGTCATTCTACTCAATTGCATGAGGGCTGAGTCTTGGGAGAAGACTGAATCAACTGAAGACACTGTGTTCATTGGCAATAACCTCTCTGAAATGGAGCAGAGGCAGTTCGAGAAAAAACTGGAGGAGATTGAGAAGACCTACAAGAATGCAGACACATTCTACGCTTTCATGATCATGAAGAAGAACTTTTCACCCGAGTATATACAAGGTGTGGCTCGCAACACCCTAAAGAGCTTCAACATAAATCACAAACATGGACAACTCATTGCTGTTCTGGTCTTGTTGAATGTCTACTGCAAGGGTGCAacgctctcagtctctctctgtgaagAGTTTCTTGGGCTCCAGACCAAGCCACATAGTGGATCCTCCGATGTTAAGGCTAGATTTGGGAAGTTTTCCACTCTAGTGACCTGCTGCACAGAGGAGGCTAAGGTTGTATTCGAGGCAGTGAGAATGATCCACTCAAGCATGGCCGTGCACTGTTTGCAGGAGCTTACAACCAACAGTGTAACCAAAGCTGAGATTACCGATCTACTGCTCACCACAGACAAGCTTTATGAGTGCGTACAGGGCAAAGACAAACTCATGAAGGATGTTCACACCATGTTAGTGAAAAGACATCACTCAGTCAAGGGTGAAGATTCTCAGTTCTCACCTCTCATCCAGGATATTGCAAAGGAGACACCAGGTGTTGAAGAAAATGTGCTATTCAATGCAGCCAAGCGCTTTGAAAAAGATGCCGTCATCTCTCAGCTTCTTGCCAGATACCAATACCTGAAGAAAAGGGATTTCAGGGAGGCGAAGGACTGGGCAAAGAATGCGAAAGATCTTTCCAGGGATAACTCCTACATTTCTGACACATCTGCGCAAGTTATCAAGCATGAGCTAAAGAGTGCCATACAAAGTGACAAAGAAGATCCCATAAAACCTGAAAAGCTGAAAGGCTATCTCAGAATGGCCCAGTCAGCAACAGAGGCCTTCAGGGAAACGCAGGAAATTGCAAAGAAGGAGGCTACTCTGAGAGTAcaaaacaagagagacaacagCCCTTTCAACACTGCAGGGTGCCTTGGAGAAATTCAGGTTGCAGTCATCATTATCGAAATACTGGAAAAAAGTCCAGTGTTTTCTTCAGGCAATGTCCATCATGATTTTCTGAGTAAGGTTCTCTCTGGCAGGATTACAATCCAAGATGTTGCGAGGAACGATTCCAAACATCACAAACATGCCTCGTATTACTGCGTTCTCCATGAATTTGAAGATCTTCTGTACAACCTCAGACATAACATGAAGAAGCACTTTGATTTTCTTGACAGCTTTTATGTCAACTTGGGTCCCAGGTTCACCCTGAAAGACAGTCGAGAGGAAAGAACTCGACAGGAGCTCTTCCGGTGCTTTAATCGATACAGTGACCTCTTTTGCAAGACGGATTCCACAGAATTGATGAAAAACAAGAACCTGAGCATCATGCTCCAGATTCACAAGGGAAGGCAATTTTTGGAGATGAGAAAAGCTGATACTCATTCTGGGATTCTAAATTGTCTCTCTAATGGTACCCCAACTGACGTGATGGTAAAGATAGTCCGGCAGTATGCCTTCATTCTGAGTAATACTCCTGAAAGGAGTGTTAGAGATAAGGTCAACCTCATCTATGCCAATGTTGTGCTAAGCTGTGTCAAACCTGAATCTCAACACCTTCGCCCGTATAAGATCCTCATTGATCTTCTTTGCCAAGTTCTTCAAGGTCAAATTCCATATGGTGAAAGTTTGGCATTGCACTTCATTGCTGTAGCTCTGTTGTGGCCACAACATATATTTATGTCACAAACTGTGGAGTCTCAGAAGTTGGGAAGCTATGTGTCACAGATGAGGACATCATTCTGGAACGAGATGAAATCAGTGTTGAATGGAAAGTCGCCTGTTGTCCATTTCTTCTTGGGGAAGAAGCAGGGCTATGACCGTTTTATCCACCTTGGAGAAATCGAGAGGTGTGTAAGCCCACAAGAAAACTTTGCTTCGCTCTGGGAAAATGGCAAAATATGGAAGCACGAGAGGGTCAAGGAGCTCCTTTGCAGGGTGACAGGACGGGTACAAAGAAAATTCATTTTGGCAGATACCAGGAACACAGGCTCAAAGATTGAAGTCATTCCAATGTTCAAAAGCCAGCTTTGTGGAAAATTGGAGGGAGCAAAAGTGTCATTTGTCATTGGTTTCTCAATGAAGGGCCCACTGGCTTATGACATCGATTGA